In Synechococcus sp. KORDI-100, a single window of DNA contains:
- a CDS encoding PhoH family protein, with amino-acid sequence MSDDGDNGRFVLDLPDPDAALALAGEAEATLHRLGALTGAALVLRGLQLVITGRPTQIERAAAVVELVRPIWQDGQAITAVDLQTALGALNTGRADDHAAMGEQVLARSQRGNLLRPRTLRQKKYVDAMERHDLTFALGPAGTGKTFLATVLAVRMLTERKVERLILTRPAVEAGERLGFLPGDLQQKVDPYLRPLYDALHSLLGPEKTTVLLEKGVIEVAPLAYMRGRTLSEAFVILDEAQNTTPAQMRMVLTRLGERSRMVVTGDTTQVDLPSGQLSGLVEASEVLDGVEGVAVCRLTSADVVRHPLVQRVVEAYAKRDSGKVSRSMHR; translated from the coding sequence GTGTCTGACGACGGCGACAACGGCCGCTTCGTTCTCGACCTTCCTGATCCCGACGCGGCTCTGGCTCTGGCCGGGGAAGCGGAAGCGACTTTGCATCGTCTGGGGGCACTCACTGGTGCCGCCCTGGTGTTGCGCGGCCTTCAACTGGTGATCACCGGCCGTCCCACCCAGATCGAACGGGCCGCAGCCGTGGTGGAGCTGGTGAGACCGATCTGGCAGGACGGCCAGGCGATTACGGCTGTGGATCTGCAGACGGCCCTCGGGGCGCTGAACACCGGCCGTGCCGATGACCATGCCGCCATGGGCGAGCAGGTTCTGGCACGAAGCCAGAGAGGCAATCTCCTCAGGCCTCGAACCCTGAGGCAGAAGAAGTATGTCGATGCCATGGAGCGTCACGACCTCACCTTTGCCCTGGGTCCTGCCGGCACAGGAAAAACGTTTCTGGCCACCGTTCTGGCCGTCCGGATGCTTACCGAACGCAAGGTGGAGCGCTTGATTCTTACCAGGCCAGCTGTCGAGGCTGGGGAGCGTCTGGGATTCCTGCCAGGCGATCTTCAACAGAAGGTGGATCCATATCTGAGGCCCCTTTACGACGCGCTGCATTCCCTGCTGGGGCCTGAAAAAACCACGGTGTTGCTCGAGAAGGGTGTGATTGAAGTGGCCCCTCTGGCCTACATGCGTGGCCGGACCCTGAGTGAGGCGTTCGTGATCCTCGATGAGGCACAGAACACCACGCCGGCGCAGATGCGCATGGTGCTCACCAGGCTTGGCGAACGATCTCGCATGGTCGTCACCGGTGACACCACACAGGTGGATCTGCCCTCTGGACAGCTCAGCGGTCTTGTCGAAGCCTCGGAGGTTCTCGATGGTGTGGAGGGTGTCGCCGTCTGTCGTCTGACGTCTGCGGATGTCGTGCGTCACCCGCTGGTGCAACGGGTTGTCGAGGCTTATGCGAAGCGGGACAGCGGCAAAGTGTCACGGTCAATGCACCGTTAG
- a CDS encoding ARC6/PARC6 family protein gives MDLPIDHFRLLGVSPSAAADAILRKLQSRCDSPPDQGFTHEVLIQRDELLRQSADLLTDSVRRSEYEAQLLDLSQHHPGDTVGLDLPSSSEAAGLLLLWEAGSALEAFQMACQGLQPPQAPALGSGREADLTLLAALACRDASKEEQGQRRYESAAQVLAAGIELQRRMGKLPDQLQALERDLESLLPYRILDLLSRDLSDQESHQQGLRLLDRLVKDRGGLEGAPEAAFGQEDFEPFFKQIRRFLTVQEQIDLFSNWQLEGSGEAGFLAVLALTASGFSRRKPELLEQARDQVKSLAAADLDPMPLLGCLDLLLGNVASAGNHFLSVRDRELRLWLDQHPGDQLSAQCEYCRVWLERDVLPGYRDVEASDVDLDAWFADRDVQAYVERLDRQEARRSDPAPVSSGDWPNLFAEDSASASEESAASALGEPDGLSEDSEGFHIAVPRSVLIAIGSGLAVLGVLAAVISSRQNTLDPLPEPSAQLDSGDPSDTEEPVDPVDPAPETDVEDTPAQPDAALKPEPKPREQLKPKPLTADQPSEANLQALIQGWLDLKAASLAAEPDQGADLSVVARDHMVQKVLQEQAADASAGLSKAIDASVTSVELVSRTPQRIEVLAQIAYSDKTINGVGAVTEQTPPGTLSVRYIFGRDGDQWRLQAYIPASEG, from the coding sequence TTGGACCTGCCCATCGATCACTTCCGACTGCTGGGTGTCAGTCCTTCCGCTGCAGCCGACGCGATTCTGAGAAAGCTTCAGAGTCGTTGTGATAGCCCGCCCGATCAGGGATTCACCCACGAGGTGCTGATTCAGCGTGATGAGCTGCTCAGGCAGTCGGCGGACCTGTTGACCGACTCCGTGCGGCGGTCTGAGTACGAGGCGCAGTTGCTGGATCTGTCTCAGCATCACCCAGGCGACACCGTGGGACTGGACCTTCCCAGCAGCAGTGAGGCCGCTGGCCTGCTGTTGCTGTGGGAGGCAGGGTCAGCGCTGGAGGCGTTTCAAATGGCCTGCCAGGGGCTTCAGCCTCCCCAGGCTCCTGCACTGGGCAGCGGCCGTGAAGCCGACCTCACGCTTCTGGCTGCATTGGCTTGCCGTGATGCGTCGAAGGAAGAGCAGGGCCAGAGGCGCTATGAATCGGCGGCTCAGGTGCTGGCAGCCGGCATTGAGCTGCAGAGACGCATGGGCAAGCTGCCTGACCAGCTGCAAGCCTTGGAGAGGGATCTGGAGTCCCTTCTTCCCTACAGGATTCTGGATCTGTTGAGCAGAGACCTCAGCGATCAGGAGTCTCACCAGCAGGGTCTGCGGTTGCTGGATCGACTGGTGAAGGATCGCGGGGGTTTGGAAGGTGCGCCCGAGGCAGCATTCGGACAGGAGGATTTCGAACCGTTTTTCAAGCAGATCCGACGTTTCCTCACCGTTCAGGAGCAGATTGATCTGTTCAGCAATTGGCAGCTTGAGGGCTCTGGAGAAGCCGGTTTTCTTGCAGTTCTCGCGCTTACAGCCTCCGGGTTCTCACGCAGGAAGCCTGAACTGCTGGAGCAGGCCCGTGATCAGGTGAAGTCGCTGGCGGCGGCGGATCTCGATCCAATGCCGTTGTTGGGTTGTCTCGACCTGCTGCTGGGAAATGTCGCCTCTGCTGGCAATCACTTTCTTTCAGTTCGTGATCGCGAGTTGAGGCTGTGGCTGGATCAGCATCCTGGCGACCAGCTTTCAGCGCAGTGTGAGTACTGCCGTGTCTGGCTGGAGCGGGATGTGCTTCCCGGCTACAGGGATGTGGAGGCCTCGGATGTTGATCTGGATGCCTGGTTTGCGGATCGGGATGTTCAGGCCTACGTGGAACGACTCGATCGTCAGGAAGCCCGCCGATCCGATCCAGCCCCTGTGTCGTCGGGAGATTGGCCCAATTTGTTCGCTGAAGACTCCGCCTCTGCTTCGGAAGAGTCGGCCGCCTCTGCGCTCGGTGAACCCGACGGTCTGAGTGAGGACAGCGAAGGATTCCACATCGCGGTTCCACGGTCGGTGCTGATTGCGATCGGTTCCGGCCTTGCCGTCCTGGGTGTGCTGGCGGCCGTGATCAGTTCGAGACAGAACACTCTCGACCCACTCCCCGAGCCGTCTGCCCAGCTTGATTCTGGCGATCCAAGCGACACGGAAGAGCCTGTTGATCCGGTTGATCCAGCCCCTGAAACTGACGTTGAGGACACCCCTGCCCAACCTGATGCAGCCCTGAAACCGGAACCGAAGCCTCGGGAGCAGCTCAAACCCAAACCCCTCACAGCCGATCAGCCTTCAGAAGCGAACCTGCAGGCTCTGATTCAGGGCTGGTTGGATCTCAAGGCTGCCTCTCTGGCGGCGGAGCCAGACCAGGGAGCAGACCTCTCCGTGGTCGCCCGTGACCACATGGTCCAAAAGGTGTTGCAGGAGCAGGCCGCCGATGCATCTGCAGGACTCAGCAAAGCCATTGACGCCTCTGTGACGTCGGTTGAGCTGGTCAGTCGGACACCGCAGCGCATCGAGGTGTTGGCGCAGATCGCCTATTCCGACAAAACCATCAACGGAGTGGGCGCCGTAACCGAGCAAACGCCACCAGGCACGTTGAGCGTTCGCTACATCTTTGGACGGGATGGAGACCAGTGGAGGCTCCAGGCGTACATCCCCGCCAGCGAAGGCTGA
- a CDS encoding MFS transporter: protein MEPSFSLPEQKRQRKRWRFILQIALSAALGGFLFGYDTTVINGAVGAICEVFNISSDDLGRSVAAALLGSAVGDLSAGWLSDRIGRRHSMVVAAVLFLASAIGSALAQSLFALISWRVIGGLGVGFASILTPAYIAEVSPADQRGRLGGQGRDPQQTV, encoded by the coding sequence GTGGAGCCTTCGTTTTCACTCCCTGAACAGAAACGCCAACGCAAACGATGGCGTTTCATTCTTCAGATCGCCCTGTCGGCGGCCTTGGGCGGTTTTCTCTTCGGTTACGACACCACCGTGATCAATGGTGCCGTCGGTGCGATTTGCGAGGTGTTCAATATTTCGTCTGATGATCTCGGTCGGTCGGTGGCGGCAGCCCTGCTGGGATCAGCTGTTGGTGACCTTTCTGCAGGATGGCTGTCGGATCGGATCGGACGTCGCCACAGCATGGTGGTGGCGGCGGTCCTGTTCCTGGCCAGCGCGATCGGCTCGGCTTTGGCGCAGTCTCTGTTCGCCTTGATCAGCTGGAGGGTGATCGGCGGCCTGGGTGTCGGCTTTGCCAGCATTCTGACGCCCGCCTACATCGCGGAGGTGTCACCAGCCGATCAGCGGGGGCGGCTGGGTGGGCAAGGGCGTGATCCGCAGCAGACCGTTTGA
- a CDS encoding septal ring lytic transglycosylase RlpA family protein translates to MESAEASQDKGNADSEPTAKVVEGKASWYGPGFYGNKTTSGEVLEKGTMTAAHSSLPMGTEVKVTRLDTGESVTVEINDRKPFKEGTVIDLAHGAAEALDIDDDGTASVSIEVLD, encoded by the coding sequence GTGGAATCGGCGGAGGCTTCCCAGGACAAGGGGAACGCTGACAGTGAACCAACCGCCAAGGTCGTTGAAGGGAAAGCCTCCTGGTATGGCCCAGGCTTCTACGGCAACAAAACCACCAGCGGCGAAGTTCTCGAAAAGGGCACGATGACGGCCGCCCACAGCAGCCTGCCGATGGGGACGGAGGTGAAAGTCACCAGACTTGATACCGGCGAGAGTGTGACTGTGGAGATCAATGACCGAAAGCCGTTCAAGGAAGGAACCGTGATCGACCTGGCCCACGGCGCAGCGGAAGCCCTCGACATCGATGACGACGGCACTGCCAGCGTGAGCATCGAGGTGCTTGACTGA
- the rpsP gene encoding 30S ribosomal protein S16 produces MIKLRLKRFGKKREASFRLVACNSTSRRDGRPLQELGFYNPRTKETRLDTEAIRQRLSQGAQPTDVVRTLLERGGLIEKTVRSAEIVGKAKQAAKREADAKQAAKEAAAAKAAESEAPAADGDAAETTEA; encoded by the coding sequence ATGATCAAGCTCCGCCTGAAGCGGTTCGGCAAGAAGCGGGAAGCGAGCTTCCGCCTCGTGGCCTGCAACAGCACGTCCCGCCGGGATGGCCGTCCGTTGCAGGAGCTCGGCTTTTACAACCCCCGCACCAAGGAAACCCGTCTCGATACCGAGGCCATCCGCCAGCGGTTGAGTCAGGGTGCCCAGCCCACCGATGTGGTGCGCACCCTTCTGGAGCGTGGAGGCCTGATCGAGAAGACCGTTCGATCCGCAGAGATTGTTGGAAAGGCCAAGCAGGCTGCCAAACGTGAGGCGGATGCGAAGCAGGCCGCCAAGGAGGCTGCTGCGGCGAAAGCTGCTGAATCTGAAGCGCCTGCTGCAGACGGCGACGCGGCTGAGACCACTGAAGCCTGA
- a CDS encoding carbohydrate porin produces the protein MIRSRPFDAIVVGLSNANWSRAIPDGPIWESVLELGYQVMLGGNASVQLSVQYVFNPMGQGEIDDALVLGLQMSITF, from the coding sequence GTGATCCGCAGCAGACCGTTTGATGCCATCGTCGTCGGTCTGAGCAATGCCAACTGGAGTCGTGCCATCCCTGACGGACCGATCTGGGAATCTGTGTTGGAGCTGGGATATCAGGTGATGTTGGGCGGTAACGCTTCGGTTCAGTTAAGTGTTCAATACGTTTTCAATCCGATGGGACAGGGCGAGATTGATGATGCGCTTGTGCTCGGGCTTCAGATGAGCATCACCTTCTGA
- a CDS encoding Bax inhibitor-1 family protein, with product MPASSNFQQAIREAQSSALVGPNVVNKALPYVGGGMVLTSVGVIGGLSLMATPLFLPLFLVALIGNLILFFVAQNVAMKGNNSTALPLLAVYSLITGFTLSGLVAYAGAVAGIGAVGTAALATGITFVIASVVGRRMSDSVGQALSGVVGLGLIGLILAMVVQFIGGFFAPEMFHGTSFELMIAGFGTVLFIGAAFVDFYTMPRTYQDEQYLAGALSMYLTYINLFIFILRLIIVINGGGRRD from the coding sequence ATGCCAGCCAGCAGCAATTTTCAACAGGCCATTCGCGAGGCTCAATCGAGTGCCCTGGTCGGCCCCAATGTGGTCAACAAAGCCCTTCCCTATGTGGGGGGCGGCATGGTGCTCACCTCGGTCGGCGTGATCGGCGGGCTTTCGCTGATGGCAACGCCCCTGTTCCTGCCCCTCTTCTTGGTCGCTCTCATCGGCAACCTGATTCTTTTCTTCGTCGCTCAGAACGTGGCGATGAAAGGAAACAACTCCACGGCACTTCCTCTGCTTGCCGTTTACAGCTTGATCACAGGCTTCACGTTGAGCGGCCTGGTGGCCTACGCAGGAGCTGTCGCCGGCATTGGCGCTGTCGGAACAGCTGCTCTTGCCACTGGAATCACGTTTGTGATCGCCTCAGTGGTGGGTCGCCGGATGAGCGACAGCGTCGGACAGGCCCTCTCGGGAGTGGTCGGGCTCGGACTGATCGGTTTGATCCTGGCGATGGTGGTCCAATTCATCGGCGGATTCTTTGCTCCCGAGATGTTCCACGGCACCAGCTTTGAGCTGATGATCGCGGGCTTCGGCACAGTGCTGTTCATCGGCGCCGCTTTCGTCGATTTCTACACGATGCCTCGCACCTACCAGGACGAGCAGTACCTGGCCGGCGCCCTAAGCATGTATCTCACTTACATCAATCTTTTTATCTTCATCCTTCGATTGATCATTGTCATCAACGGTGGTGGACGAAGAGACTGA
- a CDS encoding phytanoyl-CoA dioxygenase family protein: MLSLLTRTKSFRDPWVGHPMLNRRWQLHRRRVQLADTFCRWRRWLKPSHWESLERDGFLVIPNLLPDSAFVALRNEVEEHLARANAAHPLASNDQAGFQPKQPFPGGFDRYDGGTLNRFLHIDPEQLPCSAALSHDPRLSDCSRQVIGLPADHRKLDIYLTVHGEESRIPDLQKDLHRDTFFRALKFWIFLRPVTEQDGPFEMVPGSHRLTTARLRWEQATASAAIQHQQQPDVSGSFRIREEDLDSLGLPPPMALTCPANTLVLADVFGFHRRGRALPGRERLALYGWNRPYPFLPMSW, from the coding sequence ATGCTCTCTTTGCTCACGCGCACCAAGAGCTTCCGGGACCCCTGGGTGGGACACCCGATGCTGAACCGGCGTTGGCAGTTGCATCGCCGTCGCGTGCAGCTGGCCGACACCTTCTGTCGTTGGAGGCGTTGGCTGAAGCCCAGTCACTGGGAGAGCCTGGAGCGCGATGGCTTTCTCGTGATTCCCAACCTTCTGCCGGACTCCGCCTTCGTTGCGCTCCGAAACGAGGTGGAGGAGCACCTGGCCAGGGCCAATGCTGCCCATCCGCTCGCATCGAACGATCAAGCTGGCTTTCAGCCGAAGCAGCCCTTCCCCGGCGGTTTCGATCGTTATGACGGCGGCACGCTCAACCGATTTCTGCACATTGATCCTGAGCAGCTTCCCTGCAGTGCAGCTCTCAGCCATGACCCTCGCCTCAGTGATTGCTCCCGTCAGGTGATCGGCCTGCCGGCAGACCACCGCAAGCTGGACATTTACCTGACCGTGCACGGCGAGGAAAGCCGCATCCCCGATCTTCAGAAGGATCTCCACCGCGATACGTTTTTCAGGGCCTTGAAGTTCTGGATCTTTCTGCGCCCAGTGACGGAGCAGGATGGCCCCTTCGAGATGGTGCCGGGCAGCCACCGCCTCACAACGGCCCGGTTGCGCTGGGAACAGGCCACCGCCAGTGCGGCAATTCAGCATCAGCAACAGCCTGACGTTTCCGGTTCGTTTCGCATCCGTGAAGAAGACCTCGACTCCCTCGGCCTGCCCCCACCTATGGCGCTCACCTGCCCGGCGAACACCCTTGTGTTGGCAGACGTGTTCGGCTTCCATCGCAGGGGGCGGGCCTTGCCGGGGCGTGAGCGCCTGGCCCTCTATGGCTGGAATCGTCCCTATCCCTTCCTGCCAATGAGCTGGTGA
- the era gene encoding GTPase Era: MLSTPLPEDHRSGFIALIGRPNVGKSTLVNQLVGEKVAITSPVAQTTRNRLRAILTTDVAQMVLVDTPGIHKPHHLLGERLVQSARSAIGEVDLVVLLLEGCERPGRGDAFIVNLLRQQPLPVIVVLNKWDKVAPDQQEPSEAAYDELLSGLDWPRYRCSALSGEGCSALTVDMAAMLPSGPQLYPAEMVCDQPERVLMGELIREQVLLHTREEVPHSVAVTIDRVEEIPAKGKGNGRTAVLATVLVERKSQKGILIGKGGGMLKTIGQGARLQMQTLIDGPVYLELFVKVVPDWRSKPQRLSELGYGVNAP; encoded by the coding sequence ATGCTCAGCACACCGTTGCCGGAGGACCATCGCTCCGGTTTCATCGCTCTGATCGGCCGGCCCAACGTGGGCAAATCCACCCTGGTGAACCAGTTGGTGGGGGAGAAGGTGGCGATCACCTCTCCTGTGGCCCAGACCACCCGCAATCGTTTGCGGGCCATCCTCACGACGGATGTGGCGCAGATGGTTCTGGTGGACACGCCCGGAATTCACAAGCCCCACCACCTGCTGGGAGAGCGTCTGGTGCAAAGCGCCCGCAGCGCCATCGGTGAAGTGGATCTGGTGGTGCTGTTGCTGGAGGGATGTGAGCGACCGGGCCGCGGCGATGCCTTCATCGTCAACCTGCTGCGCCAGCAGCCGCTTCCCGTGATCGTTGTCCTGAACAAATGGGACAAGGTTGCGCCCGACCAGCAGGAGCCCTCTGAAGCGGCGTACGACGAGTTGCTCTCTGGATTGGATTGGCCCAGGTATCGATGCAGTGCGCTCTCTGGGGAGGGATGCTCTGCCCTGACCGTGGACATGGCGGCGATGCTGCCGTCTGGTCCCCAGCTCTATCCAGCGGAGATGGTGTGTGATCAGCCTGAGCGGGTGCTGATGGGGGAGCTGATCCGGGAGCAGGTGCTGCTGCACACCCGCGAGGAGGTTCCCCACAGCGTGGCGGTGACCATCGACCGCGTTGAGGAGATACCAGCCAAGGGCAAAGGCAACGGGCGTACGGCTGTGCTGGCGACTGTGCTGGTGGAACGCAAAAGCCAGAAGGGGATCCTGATCGGCAAGGGGGGGGGCATGCTCAAAACGATCGGTCAGGGTGCCCGCCTGCAAATGCAGACCCTGATCGATGGGCCGGTGTACCTCGAGCTGTTCGTGAAGGTTGTGCCAGATTGGCGCAGCAAGCCACAACGGCTGAGCGAACTCGGGTACGGCGTCAATGCGCCCTGA
- the trmD gene encoding tRNA (guanosine(37)-N1)-methyltransferase TrmD, producing the protein MARAPYRFDVVSLAPHCFDSLLQLGVLGRAFSAGIAELHRHNPRDFTVDRYRKVDDEPYGGGAGMVLKPEPVFAAVESIPRREQSRVLLMSPQGQPLQQSDFQRWARDHDQLLLLCGHYEGFDERIRSLADEEVSIGDFVLTGGELPAMTIINGVLRLLPGTVGTADSLVEESHSALLLEHPHYTRPAVFQGMAVPEVLRSGDHGQIAAWRQQQREHRTQERRPDLYARWQDETMEPDASEAMQLRIGNGYDIHRLVPGRPLILGGVSLEHPKGLGLDGHSDADVLVHAVMDALLGALSLGDIGRYFPPTDPKWKGADSLELLEQVVALVGERGWRVANVDAVVVAERPKLKPHVETMRGNIAQRIGIAADAVGVKATTNEQLGAEGREEGISCHAVALLEKA; encoded by the coding sequence ATGGCGAGGGCGCCATACCGATTCGATGTGGTGAGCCTGGCGCCGCATTGTTTCGACAGCTTGTTGCAGCTCGGAGTGCTCGGGCGAGCCTTCAGCGCAGGAATCGCGGAACTGCATCGACATAATCCTCGGGACTTCACCGTCGACCGCTACCGCAAGGTTGACGATGAGCCCTATGGCGGTGGTGCCGGGATGGTGCTGAAACCCGAGCCGGTGTTTGCCGCGGTGGAATCCATTCCCCGTCGTGAACAGTCTCGGGTGCTGCTCATGTCACCCCAGGGACAACCTCTCCAACAGAGCGACTTTCAGCGCTGGGCCAGGGACCACGACCAGCTGCTGCTGCTCTGTGGCCATTACGAAGGCTTTGACGAGCGGATTCGCTCCCTGGCCGATGAAGAGGTGTCGATCGGTGATTTCGTGCTCACCGGTGGTGAGCTGCCGGCAATGACGATCATCAACGGCGTGCTGCGGTTGTTGCCAGGCACCGTTGGTACGGCGGATTCACTGGTGGAGGAAAGCCACAGTGCCCTGCTTCTGGAGCATCCCCACTACACCAGGCCTGCGGTGTTTCAGGGCATGGCCGTGCCGGAGGTGTTGCGCAGTGGCGACCATGGTCAGATTGCGGCCTGGAGGCAGCAGCAGCGTGAGCACCGTACCCAGGAACGCAGACCTGATCTCTATGCACGCTGGCAAGACGAGACAATGGAGCCCGACGCAAGCGAGGCCATGCAGCTGCGCATCGGCAATGGCTACGACATTCATCGTCTTGTTCCGGGTCGACCTCTGATCCTTGGAGGCGTCAGCCTTGAGCATCCCAAGGGGCTTGGGCTCGATGGTCACAGCGACGCTGACGTGCTTGTTCATGCCGTGATGGATGCTCTGCTCGGCGCCCTGTCCCTGGGAGATATCGGCAGGTATTTCCCCCCCACTGATCCGAAATGGAAGGGGGCCGACAGCCTGGAGCTGCTGGAGCAGGTGGTGGCGCTGGTGGGTGAGCGGGGTTGGCGTGTGGCCAATGTGGATGCTGTCGTGGTTGCCGAGCGGCCCAAGCTCAAACCGCATGTTGAGACGATGAGAGGGAACATCGCCCAGCGCATCGGCATTGCAGCCGATGCTGTTGGAGTGAAGGCCACCACCAATGAGCAACTCGGCGCTGAGGGACGAGAGGAGGGAATCAGCTGCCATGCCGTCGC
- the ffh gene encoding signal recognition particle protein, whose product MFDELSARFEDAVKGLRGQDAISETNVEGALKDVRRALLEADVSLPVVKDFVAEVRDKAVGAEVVRGVSPDQKFIQVVHEQLVEVMGGDNAPLAKAAEAPTVVLMAGLQGAGKTTATAKLGLHLKDQGRRALMVGADVYRPAAIEQLKTLGAQIDVEVFSLGAEAKPEDIAAAGLAKAKEEGFDALLVDTAGRLQIDTEMMEEMVRIRTAVQPDEVLLVVDSMIGQEAAELTRAFHDQVGITGAVLTKLDGDSRGGAALSIRKVSGQPIKFIGTGEKVEALQPFHPERMASRILGMGDVLTLVEKAQKEVELADVEKMQKKLQEATFDFSDFVKQMRLIKRMGSLGGLMKMIPGMNKIDDGMLKQGEQQLKRIEAMIGSMTQQERENPDLLASQPSRRRRIAGGSGHQPADVDKVLADFQKMRGFMQQMSQGNMPGMGGMPGMPGMGGIPGMGGFPGMGGMPGMGGMPAGGGGRPGRGGAPKRQRPAKKKKGFGEL is encoded by the coding sequence ATGTTCGATGAGCTTTCAGCCCGATTCGAAGATGCGGTCAAAGGCCTCAGAGGCCAGGACGCGATCAGCGAAACCAATGTTGAAGGAGCCCTGAAGGACGTTCGTCGGGCGCTTCTTGAGGCGGATGTGAGCCTTCCGGTGGTGAAGGACTTCGTCGCCGAGGTCCGCGACAAAGCCGTCGGTGCCGAGGTGGTGCGCGGGGTCAGCCCGGATCAGAAGTTCATCCAGGTGGTCCATGAACAGCTGGTGGAGGTCATGGGGGGCGATAACGCTCCTCTGGCCAAGGCGGCTGAAGCGCCCACCGTTGTTCTGATGGCCGGTCTTCAGGGTGCTGGTAAGACCACGGCCACGGCCAAGCTGGGCCTTCACCTCAAGGATCAGGGGCGCCGTGCCCTGATGGTGGGTGCAGATGTCTACCGACCAGCGGCCATCGAGCAGCTGAAAACACTCGGTGCTCAGATCGATGTAGAGGTGTTCAGCCTTGGTGCTGAGGCCAAGCCCGAAGATATCGCGGCCGCTGGTCTGGCCAAGGCGAAAGAGGAAGGGTTCGACGCGCTCCTGGTGGACACCGCCGGTCGCCTCCAGATCGACACCGAGATGATGGAGGAGATGGTGCGGATCCGCACTGCCGTGCAGCCCGATGAGGTGCTGCTGGTGGTGGATTCGATGATCGGCCAGGAGGCGGCCGAACTCACCCGTGCCTTCCACGATCAGGTGGGGATCACCGGAGCGGTGCTCACCAAACTCGATGGTGATTCCCGCGGCGGTGCCGCCCTGTCGATCCGCAAGGTGAGCGGTCAGCCGATCAAGTTCATCGGCACCGGCGAGAAGGTGGAGGCCCTGCAGCCGTTCCATCCCGAACGGATGGCCAGCCGAATCCTCGGCATGGGCGACGTGCTGACGCTGGTGGAGAAGGCCCAGAAGGAGGTCGAACTCGCCGACGTTGAAAAGATGCAGAAGAAGCTGCAGGAGGCGACGTTTGACTTCTCAGACTTCGTGAAGCAGATGCGCCTGATCAAGCGGATGGGCTCTCTTGGAGGCCTGATGAAGATGATCCCGGGCATGAACAAGATCGACGACGGCATGCTCAAGCAGGGTGAGCAGCAGCTCAAGCGCATTGAGGCGATGATCGGCTCGATGACGCAGCAGGAGCGGGAAAACCCGGATCTGCTCGCAAGCCAACCCTCAAGACGTCGGCGGATCGCCGGCGGCAGTGGTCATCAGCCCGCTGATGTGGACAAGGTGCTGGCCGACTTCCAGAAAATGCGCGGCTTCATGCAGCAGATGAGCCAGGGCAACATGCCGGGGATGGGAGGAATGCCGGGAATGCCCGGAATGGGAGGCATACCTGGAATGGGAGGGTTCCCGGGCATGGGTGGTATGCCCGGCATGGGTGGTATGCCCGCTGGTGGGGGCGGACGGCCTGGCCGCGGCGGCGCGCCGAAGCGGCAGCGTCCGGCCAAGAAAAAGAAGGGTTTTGGAGAGCTGTGA
- a CDS encoding phycobiliprotein lyase has translation MSDHPFPPEDPKTFLTLCAGEWMSLRSSFELSEGDDDWHASERGELKVSYDQGADQSVGRLEVVPPSGHASRLEFSADGRLAIQGGAQETTGLWRFWPDGSMELTLPQADGVVVQERIWFTRANLRLRSTTAVDGEGHPLQGSFCTDIRRVSKPAS, from the coding sequence ATGAGTGATCACCCCTTTCCACCTGAGGATCCGAAGACCTTCCTGACGCTCTGCGCTGGTGAATGGATGAGCCTGCGCAGCAGTTTTGAGCTCAGTGAAGGGGACGACGACTGGCACGCCAGTGAACGGGGGGAGCTCAAAGTCAGCTACGACCAGGGTGCGGACCAGAGCGTCGGGCGACTGGAGGTGGTGCCTCCCTCGGGACACGCCAGCAGGCTCGAATTCTCGGCGGATGGTCGTCTTGCGATCCAAGGCGGTGCTCAGGAGACGACTGGCCTTTGGCGCTTCTGGCCCGATGGAAGCATGGAGTTGACCCTGCCCCAGGCTGATGGGGTGGTGGTGCAGGAACGCATCTGGTTCACCCGCGCGAACCTGCGCCTGCGCAGCACCACGGCCGTGGATGGGGAGGGCCATCCTCTGCAGGGAAGTTTCTGCACGGACATCCGGCGCGTCTCGAAACCGGCCAGCTGA